One Oscillospiraceae bacterium genomic region harbors:
- a CDS encoding ATP-binding protein — translation MKNGIEAMITDITATTAEAEDYTGEDGLLYCGKCHTPKEAYFAEGKTCFGRDRHPAECDCQRAAREKQQAAESRQKHLEKVEDLKRRGFTDPAMRNWTFEHDNGRNPQTETARFYVESWETMQAENIGYLFWGGVGTGKSYLAACIANALMEKEVAVCMTNFATILGDLAASFEGRNEYISRLCSYPLLILDDFGMERGTEYGLEQVYSVIDSRYRSGKPLIATTNLTLEELQHPQDTPHARIYDRLTSMCAPVRFTGSNFRKETAQEKLERLKQLMKQRKESL, via the coding sequence ATGAAAAACGGAATTGAAGCTATGATTACGGACATTACAGCCACTACCGCCGAAGCGGAGGACTACACAGGCGAGGACGGGCTTTTATACTGCGGTAAGTGCCATACGCCCAAAGAAGCCTATTTTGCAGAGGGAAAGACTTGTTTCGGGCGTGACCGCCACCCGGCAGAGTGCGACTGCCAGCGGGCAGCCCGTGAAAAGCAGCAAGCCGCCGAAAGCCGACAGAAGCACCTTGAAAAAGTGGAGGACTTGAAACGCCGGGGCTTTACCGACCCTGCTATGCGGAACTGGACATTTGAGCATGACAACGGCAGAAACCCGCAGACCGAAACCGCCCGCTTTTATGTGGAGAGCTGGGAAACCATGCAGGCTGAAAATATCGGCTACCTGTTTTGGGGCGGCGTGGGGACGGGAAAAAGCTACCTTGCCGCCTGTATCGCCAACGCCCTTATGGAAAAAGAGGTTGCCGTCTGCATGACAAACTTTGCAACGATACTGGGTGACCTTGCCGCCAGCTTTGAGGGCAGGAACGAATATATTTCCCGCCTTTGCAGCTACCCTCTGCTGATACTTGATGATTTCGGTATGGAGCGAGGAACAGAATACGGGCTGGAACAGGTTTACAGCGTGATTGACAGCCGTTACCGAAGCGGCAAGCCGCTGATCGCCACGACCAACCTCACGCTGGAGGAATTGCAGCACCCGCAGGACACGCCCCACGCCCGTATCTATGACAGGCTGACTTCCATGTGCGCCCCCGTCCGCTTCACGGGCAGCAACTTCCGAAAGGAAACCGCACAGGAAAAGCTGGAACGCTTAAAGCAACTGATGAAGCAGCGAAAGGAGAGCCTATGA
- a CDS encoding relaxase/mobilization nuclease domain-containing protein: MATFKHISSKNADYGAAEAYLTFEHDEFTMKPTLDENGRLIPREDYRISSLNCGGEDFAVACMRANLRYEKNQKREDVKSHHYIISFDPRDGTDNGLTVDRAQELGEQFCKEHFPGHQALVCTHPDGHNHSGNIHVHIVINSLRIYEVPLLPYMDRPADTREGCKHRCTNAAMEYFKSEVMEMCHREGLYQIDLLSGSKERITEREYWAAKKGQLALDKENAVREAAGQPTKPTKFETDKAKLRRTIRQALSQAGSFDEFSSLLLREGVTVKESRGRLSYLTPDRTKPITARKLGDDFDKAAVLVLLTQNAHRAAEQSKAILEYPAAVKKLSQGEKTTKTTPADNTLQRMVDREAKRAEGKGVGYDRWAAKHNLKQMAATVTAYQQYGFSSPEELDEACSAAYTAMRESLTELKQMEKTLNGKKELQRQVLAYSKTRPVRDGLKQQKNAKAKAAYRQKYESDFIIADAAARYFRENGISKLPSYKALQAEIETLIQEKNSGYNDYRAKREEYRRLQTVKGNIDQILHRERKPVKRQEQER, encoded by the coding sequence TTGGCAACATTCAAACATATCAGCTCTAAAAATGCGGACTATGGCGCAGCGGAAGCCTATCTCACATTTGAGCATGACGAGTTTACCATGAAGCCCACCCTTGATGAAAACGGGCGGCTGATACCGAGGGAGGATTACCGCATTTCTTCCCTCAACTGTGGGGGCGAGGATTTCGCTGTTGCCTGTATGCGGGCTAATCTCCGCTATGAGAAAAACCAAAAACGGGAAGATGTGAAAAGCCACCACTATATCATCAGCTTTGACCCACGGGACGGGACAGACAACGGCTTGACCGTAGACCGGGCGCAGGAGCTGGGCGAGCAGTTCTGTAAAGAGCATTTCCCCGGACACCAAGCCTTAGTCTGCACCCACCCGGACGGGCATAACCACAGCGGCAATATCCATGTGCATATCGTCATCAACTCCCTGCGGATTTATGAAGTCCCGCTTCTGCCCTACATGGACAGACCAGCCGACACACGGGAGGGCTGCAAGCACCGCTGCACCAACGCCGCTATGGAATATTTCAAGAGTGAAGTCATGGAGATGTGCCACCGGGAGGGGCTTTACCAAATCGACCTCCTAAGCGGCAGCAAGGAACGGATAACCGAACGGGAATACTGGGCGGCAAAGAAAGGACAGCTTGCCCTTGATAAAGAGAACGCTGTCAGAGAAGCCGCAGGACAGCCGACCAAGCCCACCAAGTTTGAAACGGACAAGGCGAAGCTGCGCCGGACGATACGGCAGGCACTTTCCCAAGCTGGCAGCTTTGACGAATTTTCTTCCCTTTTGCTGCGGGAGGGTGTGACCGTCAAGGAGAGCCGGGGGCGGCTTTCCTACCTCACGCCGGACAGGACAAAGCCTATCACAGCCCGGAAGCTGGGGGACGATTTTGACAAGGCTGCTGTCCTTGTCCTGCTTACGCAGAACGCCCACAGAGCCGCCGAACAGAGCAAAGCCATACTCGAATACCCTGCCGCGGTTAAAAAGCTGTCACAAGGGGAAAAAACCACAAAAACCACCCCGGCAGACAACACCTTGCAGCGCATGGTTGACCGGGAAGCCAAGCGAGCCGAGGGCAAGGGCGTGGGCTATGACCGCTGGGCGGCAAAGCACAACCTAAAGCAAATGGCAGCTACCGTTACCGCCTATCAGCAGTACGGCTTTTCTTCCCCGGAGGAACTGGACGAAGCCTGTTCTGCCGCCTATACCGCCATGCGGGAAAGCCTTACAGAGCTGAAGCAGATGGAAAAGACGCTGAACGGGAAAAAGGAGCTGCAACGGCAGGTGCTTGCCTATTCCAAGACCCGCCCTGTCCGGGACGGGCTGAAACAGCAGAAAAACGCCAAAGCAAAAGCAGCCTACCGTCAGAAGTACGAAAGCGACTTTATCATAGCAGACGCAGCCGCCCGCTATTTCAGGGAAAACGGCATTTCCAAGCTGCCGAGCTATAAAGCCCTGCAAGCAGAGATTGAAACCCTTATCCAAGAGAAAAACAGCGGCTACAACGATTACCGGGCAAAACGGGAGGAATACCGCCGCTTACAGACTGTCAAGGGCAATATCGACCAGATTTTACACCGGGAGCGCAAGCCTGTGAAAAGGCAGGAACAGGAACGATAA
- a CDS encoding transposon-encoded TnpW family protein, with amino-acid sequence MTETKQTSTTKTDRRPDCVTEIRMGNSVLTVSGFFKQGATDTAADKMMKVLEAEAATQKTAI; translated from the coding sequence ATGACAGAAACGAAACAGACAAGCACCACCAAAACAGACCGCCGCCCGGACTGTGTGACGGAAATCCGCATGGGCAACTCCGTCCTTACCGTTTCCGGCTTCTTCAAGCAGGGCGCAACCGACACCGCAGCCGACAAGATGATGAAAGTGCTGGAAGCGGAAGCTGCTACACAAAAAACGGCGATTTGA
- a CDS encoding phage replisome organizer N-terminal domain-containing protein, producing the protein MADNRKYYYLKLKENFFDSDSIVLLEDMKDGILYSNILLKLYLKSLKNGGKLQLDEHIPYTAQMIATLTRHQIGTVERALEIFRQLGLVEQLDSGAFYMTDIELMIGQSSTEAERKRAARLENKALLPPRTKGGHLSDIRPPEIEIELEKEIEIEKEREGETGHPAPAAYGRYNNVILTDTELSGLKTELPDKWEYYIDRLSCHIASTGKQYHSHAATIYKWAQEDAAKGKAAPKQGIPDYSCKEGESL; encoded by the coding sequence ATGGCAGATAACCGCAAGTATTACTACCTCAAGCTGAAAGAGAACTTTTTTGACAGCGACTCCATTGTGCTGCTGGAAGATATGAAAGACGGGATTTTATACTCCAATATCCTCTTGAAGCTGTACTTAAAATCGCTGAAAAACGGCGGGAAATTGCAGCTTGACGAGCATATCCCCTACACAGCGCAGATGATAGCGACACTGACCCGCCACCAGATAGGGACGGTTGAGAGGGCTTTAGAGATTTTCCGGCAGTTGGGGCTTGTGGAGCAGCTTGACAGCGGGGCTTTCTATATGACCGACATTGAGCTGATGATAGGACAGTCCTCTACCGAAGCCGAGCGGAAACGGGCTGCAAGACTGGAAAACAAGGCACTTTTACCGCCCCGGACAAAAGGCGGACATTTGTCCGACATTCGTCCACCAGAGATAGAGATAGAGTTAGAGAAAGAGATAGAGATAGAAAAAGAGAGAGAGGGAGAAACGGGACACCCCGCCCCCGCCGCTTATGGCAGATACAACAATGTGATACTGACCGATACAGAGCTTTCCGGGCTAAAAACAGAGTTGCCCGACAAGTGGGAGTATTATATTGACCGGCTTTCCTGCCATATCGCTTCCACCGGGAAACAGTACCACAGCCATGCAGCCACCATTTACAAGTGGGCGCAGGAGGACGCTGCCAAAGGCAAGGCTGCCCCGAAACAGGGCATACCCGATTATTCATGCAAGGAGGGCGAGAGCTTATGA
- the aph(2'')-Ia gene encoding aminoglycoside O-phosphotransferase APH(2'')-Ia, producing MNIVENEICIRTLIDDDFPLMLKWLTDERVLEFYGGRDKKYTLESLKKHYTEPWEDEVFRVIIEYNNVPIGYGQIYKMYDELYTDYHYPKTDEIVYGMDQFIGEPNYWSKGIGTRYIKLIFEFLKKERNANAVILDPHKNNPRAIRAYQKSGFRIIEDLPEHELHEGKKEDCYLMEYRYDDNATNVKAMKYLIEHYFDNFKVDSIEIIGSGYDSVAYLVNNEYIFKTKFSTNKKKGYAKEKAIYNFLNTNLETNVKIPNIEYSYISDELSILGYKEIKGTFLTPEIYSTMSEEEQNLLKRDIASFLRQMHGLDYTDISECTIDNKQNVLEEYILLRETIYNDLTDIEKDYIESFMERLNATTVFEGKKCLCHNDFSCNHLLLDGNNRLTGIIDFGDSGIIDEYCDFIYLLEDSEEEIGTNFGEDILRMYGNIDIEKAKEYQDIVEEYYPIETIVYGIKNIKQEFIENGRKEIYKRTYKD from the coding sequence ATGAATATAGTTGAAAATGAAATATGTATAAGAACTTTAATAGATGATGATTTTCCTTTGATGTTAAAATGGTTAACTGATGAAAGAGTATTAGAATTTTATGGTGGTAGAGATAAAAAATATACATTAGAATCATTAAAAAAACATTATACAGAGCCTTGGGAAGATGAAGTTTTTAGAGTAATTATTGAATATAACAATGTTCCTATTGGATATGGACAAATATATAAAATGTATGATGAGTTATATACTGATTATCATTATCCAAAAACTGATGAGATAGTCTATGGTATGGATCAATTTATAGGAGAGCCAAATTATTGGAGTAAAGGAATTGGTACAAGATATATTAAATTGATTTTTGAATTTTTGAAAAAAGAAAGAAATGCTAATGCAGTTATTTTAGACCCTCATAAAAATAATCCAAGAGCAATAAGGGCATACCAAAAATCTGGTTTTAGAATTATTGAAGATTTGCCAGAACATGAATTACACGAGGGCAAAAAAGAAGATTGTTATTTAATGGAATATAGATATGATGATAATGCCACAAATGTTAAGGCAATGAAATATTTAATTGAGCATTACTTTGATAATTTCAAAGTAGATAGTATTGAAATAATCGGTAGTGGTTATGATAGTGTGGCATATTTAGTTAATAATGAATACATTTTTAAAACAAAATTTAGTACTAATAAGAAAAAAGGTTATGCAAAAGAAAAAGCAATATATAATTTTTTAAATACAAATTTAGAAACTAATGTAAAAATTCCTAATATTGAATATTCGTATATTAGTGATGAATTATCTATACTAGGTTATAAAGAAATTAAAGGAACTTTTTTAACACCAGAAATTTATTCTACTATGTCAGAAGAAGAACAAAATTTGTTAAAACGAGATATTGCCAGTTTTTTAAGACAAATGCACGGTTTAGATTATACAGATATTAGTGAATGTACTATTGATAATAAACAAAATGTATTAGAAGAGTATATATTGTTGCGTGAAACTATTTATAATGATTTAACTGATATAGAAAAAGATTATATAGAAAGTTTTATGGAAAGACTAAATGCAACAACAGTTTTTGAGGGTAAAAAGTGTTTATGCCATAATGATTTTAGTTGTAATCATCTATTGTTAGATGGCAATAATAGATTAACTGGAATAATTGATTTTGGAGATTCTGGAATTATAGATGAATATTGTGATTTTATATACTTACTTGAAGATAGTGAAGAAGAAATAGGAACAAATTTTGGAGAAGATATATTAAGAATGTATGGAAATATAGATATTGAGAAAGCAAAAGAATATCAAGATATAGTTGAAGAATATTATCCTATTGAAACTATTGTTTATGGAATTAAAAATATTAAACAGGAATTTATCGAAAATGGTAGAAAAGAAATTTATAAAAGGACTTATAAAGATTGA
- the mobC gene encoding plasmid mobilization relaxosome protein MobC, translating into MRKRYNTPHRSRVVKTRMTEEEYAEFAERLSAYNMSQAEFIRQAITGAAIRPIITVSPVNDELLAAVGKLTAEYGRIGGNLNQIARTLNEWHSPYPQLAGEVRAAVSDLAALKFEVLQKVGDAVGNIQTYQL; encoded by the coding sequence ATGCGAAAACGATATAACACGCCGCACCGCAGCCGGGTAGTCAAGACACGCATGACCGAGGAAGAATACGCCGAGTTTGCGGAAAGGCTTTCTGCTTACAACATGAGCCAAGCCGAGTTTATCCGGCAAGCCATAACCGGGGCAGCCATACGCCCCATCATAACCGTTTCCCCCGTCAATGACGAGTTGCTTGCCGCTGTCGGGAAGCTGACCGCCGAATACGGCAGGATCGGCGGCAACTTAAACCAGATAGCCCGGACGCTGAACGAGTGGCACAGCCCCTACCCGCAGCTTGCCGGGGAGGTACGGGCGGCGGTTTCCGACCTTGCTGCCCTAAAGTTTGAAGTCTTGCAGAAAGTGGGTGACGCTGTTGGCAACATTCAAACATATCAGCTCTAA
- a CDS encoding AAA family ATPase, translated as MQYTQAQIDRANAVSLEDFLRTQGETLIKSGREYRWKEHDSLTVRGNKWFRHSQSKGGYPIDFVMEFYGKSFPEAVQMLTGENGEGQTEATTAPPTAFHLPLHNRTADRAIQYLCESRGLNKTLVETFLLSGDIYEDAKRHNVVFVGRDRSGTPRYAHVRGTADPFRQDIAGADKSYPFRYEGNGNQLFVFEAPIDLLSFICLYPQDWQKRNYLALGGVSGKALDRFLSERKDTQKVFLCLDSDTAGSEACTRLAQSIPSEIAVIRLVPARKDWNDVLRRQKDIPSHKFIAETITLRELPTAQPVPMLRMADVELTSVEWLWFPYIPFGKLTIIQGNPGEGKTYFAMRLAAACTNRKPLPGMETLEPFNIIYQTAEDGLGDTVKPRLMEADADLERVLVIDDRDTPLTLADERIARAIRENNARLVIIDPMQAFLGADVDMNRANEVRPIFRSLGDIAQATGCAIVLIGHLNKAAGTQSTYRGLGSIDITAAVRSLLFIGKLKDSPTTRVLIHEKSSLAPPGQSLAFSLGDEKGFEWIGAYDITADELLAGTDTAKTESKTAQAQMLILELLADGKRMPSAELEKTVNERGISSRTMRTAKSRIGDRLVTEKDGTVWVCYLRD; from the coding sequence ATGCAGTACACCCAAGCGCAGATTGACCGGGCAAACGCCGTCAGTCTGGAAGATTTTCTCCGCACACAGGGAGAGACGCTTATCAAAAGCGGACGGGAATACCGCTGGAAAGAACATGACAGCCTGACCGTCCGGGGAAACAAGTGGTTTCGCCACAGCCAGAGCAAGGGCGGCTATCCCATTGATTTCGTCATGGAGTTTTACGGCAAGTCCTTTCCCGAAGCTGTCCAGATGTTGACAGGCGAAAACGGCGAGGGACAGACCGAAGCCACCACAGCACCGCCCACAGCGTTCCACTTGCCCTTGCACAACAGAACAGCCGACAGAGCAATTCAATATCTTTGCGAAAGCCGAGGTCTCAACAAAACGCTTGTTGAGACTTTTCTTCTTTCCGGGGATATTTACGAGGACGCAAAGCGGCACAATGTTGTGTTTGTCGGCAGAGACCGAAGCGGTACGCCGAGATACGCCCATGTGCGAGGAACGGCAGACCCATTCAGACAGGACATTGCCGGGGCTGACAAGTCCTATCCGTTCCGCTATGAGGGAAACGGCAATCAGCTCTTTGTCTTTGAAGCACCGATTGACCTGTTATCATTCATCTGCCTTTATCCGCAGGACTGGCAGAAAAGAAATTATCTTGCCCTGGGCGGCGTTTCGGGCAAGGCTCTTGACCGTTTTCTTTCTGAACGCAAGGACACCCAAAAAGTGTTCCTCTGCCTTGACAGCGACACCGCAGGAAGCGAAGCCTGTACCCGACTGGCACAGTCCATTCCCAGCGAGATCGCCGTCATTCGCCTTGTCCCGGCAAGGAAAGACTGGAACGATGTTCTCCGTCGGCAAAAGGACATTCCGAGCCACAAATTCATAGCCGAAACAATCACGCTGCGAGAGCTGCCCACCGCCCAGCCTGTTCCCATGCTCCGCATGGCAGATGTGGAGCTGACGAGCGTGGAATGGCTATGGTTTCCCTATATCCCCTTTGGAAAGCTGACCATCATACAGGGCAACCCCGGCGAGGGCAAGACCTACTTTGCCATGCGTCTTGCGGCGGCTTGCACCAACCGAAAGCCCTTACCCGGTATGGAGACACTTGAGCCTTTCAATATCATCTATCAGACCGCCGAGGACGGTCTGGGCGATACCGTTAAGCCCCGGCTGATGGAAGCTGACGCAGACCTTGAACGAGTGCTTGTTATTGACGATAGAGACACGCCGCTGACCCTTGCTGATGAGCGCATCGCAAGAGCAATCCGAGAGAACAACGCAAGGCTGGTTATCATTGACCCGATGCAGGCGTTTCTGGGCGCAGATGTGGACATGAACCGGGCAAATGAAGTCCGTCCCATCTTCCGTAGTCTGGGAGACATTGCACAGGCTACCGGATGCGCTATCGTGCTGATCGGACACCTGAACAAAGCCGCAGGAACGCAAAGCACCTATCGGGGATTAGGGTCTATCGACATTACGGCGGCAGTCCGCAGTCTGCTTTTTATCGGCAAGCTGAAGGACAGCCCCACAACGAGGGTGCTTATCCATGAGAAAAGCTCCCTTGCGCCGCCCGGACAGTCCCTTGCCTTTTCTCTGGGAGACGAGAAAGGCTTTGAATGGATAGGAGCTTATGACATTACCGCTGACGAGCTTCTTGCCGGGACAGACACCGCCAAGACCGAGAGCAAGACCGCACAAGCGCAAATGCTCATTCTGGAACTGCTGGCAGATGGAAAGCGTATGCCAAGTGCAGAGCTGGAAAAGACGGTCAATGAGCGTGGGATTTCCTCACGCACCATGAGAACGGCAAAGAGCCGTATCGGGGACAGGCTTGTGACCGAGAAAGACGGCACAGTATGGGTCTGCTATCTCCGAGACTGA
- a CDS encoding transposon-encoded TnpW family protein, protein MNNTATNTAPCPTVRKQIGKTTYIVRVHFSQTAKETMEDKIKRLLREEVRKM, encoded by the coding sequence ATGAACAATACCGCAACCAACACCGCCCCTTGCCCGACTGTCAGAAAGCAGATCGGAAAGACAACCTATATCGTCCGTGTGCATTTCAGCCAGACCGCAAAAGAGACGATGGAGGACAAAATCAAGCGTCTGCTCCGTGAGGAAGTCCGCAAAATGTAA
- a CDS encoding YfbM family protein: protein MLYALNEEDVKKLRSVPEEERYEYMLEEIEEALIGSPRSCELDKAWEGIQYCLGGGQWNEDNCIPTNIVFGGEVLVETDDEIITLKKIIKL, encoded by the coding sequence ATGCTTTATGCACTGAACGAAGAAGATGTAAAAAAACTTCGCTCTGTGCCAGAAGAAGAACGATATGAATATATGTTGGAAGAAATAGAAGAAGCCTTAATCGGAAGTCCGCGCAGTTGTGAATTAGATAAAGCATGGGAGGGTATTCAGTATTGCTTAGGTGGTGGACAATGGAATGAAGATAATTGCATCCCGACTAATATTGTCTTTGGCGGAGAAGTTTTGGTAGAAACGGATGATGAAATTATTACATTGAAGAAAATAATAAAATTATAG
- a CDS encoding TnpV protein produces the protein MNITYTQNGDYLIPNIIIRKTKPLGHYGRLRKAYLEMHRPILFNELVLSDRLFEHCAEIDEAAQNRMELIVPQLAKQYGVTERLKAENQMEWVRQMNACKAQAEEIVKAELIYD, from the coding sequence ATGAATATCACTTACACACAGAACGGTGATTATCTTATCCCGAACATCATTATCCGCAAGACAAAGCCCCTCGGACACTACGGCAGACTCCGCAAGGCGTATCTGGAAATGCACCGCCCGATACTGTTCAATGAGCTGGTGCTATCCGATAGGCTCTTTGAGCATTGCGCCGAGATTGACGAAGCGGCACAAAACCGAATGGAGCTGATCGTGCCGCAACTGGCAAAGCAGTACGGCGTGACCGAAAGGCTGAAAGCCGAAAACCAAATGGAATGGGTGCGGCAGATGAACGCTTGCAAGGCACAGGCAGAGGAGATTGTGAAAGCGGAATTGATTTACGATTGA
- a CDS encoding ClbS/DfsB family four-helix bundle protein, with protein MRTYENKDELKNEINKSFAKYISEFNDIPEHLKDKRIDEIDRTPAENLAYQVGWTTLVIKWESDERKGIPVKTPSDNFKWNQLGELYQWFTDTYAQLSLQELKDRLNENINSIYAMIDSLSDEELFKPHMRKWADEATKTAVWEVYKFIHVNTVAPFGTFRTKIRKWKKIAL; from the coding sequence TTGAGAACATATGAGAATAAAGACGAACTTAAAAACGAGATAAATAAAAGCTTTGCAAAATATATTTCAGAATTTAATGATATTCCGGAGCATTTAAAAGATAAGAGAATTGATGAGATCGATCGAACTCCGGCAGAAAATCTTGCTTATCAGGTTGGCTGGACAACTCTTGTTATTAAATGGGAATCAGACGAAAGAAAGGGTATTCCTGTCAAAACTCCTTCGGATAATTTTAAGTGGAATCAGCTTGGCGAATTATATCAATGGTTCACAGATACATATGCTCAGCTGTCACTGCAAGAATTGAAAGACAGATTGAATGAGAATATCAACTCTATTTATGCAATGATTGATTCTCTGAGTGATGAAGAATTATTTAAACCACATATGAGAAAATGGGCTGACGAAGCAACTAAAACAGCTGTCTGGGAAGTATACAAATTCATACATGTTAATACAGTTGCTCCGTTCGGAACCTTTAGAACCAAGATTAGAAAATGGAAAAAGATTGCACTATAA
- a CDS encoding DUF3847 domain-containing protein yields MTKPKTLDQLRAEKERAETQLAQEQHKLERLENRKKYLEKGERTKRTHRLCNLGGTIESLAPEVKDLTRTEMTELMEHIFSLSEVQRAVRHMAITHISQANREKELKADGTISSERHAD; encoded by the coding sequence ATGACAAAACCGAAAACCCTCGACCAGCTCCGAGCCGAAAAGGAACGAGCTGAGACGCAGCTTGCACAGGAACAGCACAAGCTGGAGCGTCTGGAGAACAGAAAGAAGTATCTGGAGAAAGGCGAACGCACCAAGCGCACCCACCGCCTTTGCAATCTGGGCGGCACGATTGAGAGCCTTGCCCCAGAGGTCAAAGATCTCACACGCACCGAAATGACAGAGCTGATGGAACACATCTTTTCCCTGTCCGAAGTCCAGCGAGCCGTCCGTCACATGGCGATTACCCATATCAGTCAAGCGAACAGAGAAAAGGAGTTGAAAGCCGATGGCACTATTTCATCTGAGCGTCACGCAGACTAA
- a CDS encoding MobA/MobL family protein encodes MALFHLSVTQTKRSAGQSAIASAAYRAGERLYSEYYGEYSDYTRKGGVICSDILLPSHAPPEYADRQTLWNAVEKAERGKNAQLAYSFDIALQNEFSLEENIALARQFLLENFVSRGMVVDFAVHQPDREDGGIPNPHFHVLCPIRPIDQNGKWGLKQRRVYELDEDGNRIRDQNGEFVFNAVPTTDWGSPETLEYWRQTWAELCNAKFAEKELDVRIDHRSYERQGVELLPTVHEGATVRAMEKKGIRTEKGEFNRWIKATNAVIRDIKKKIALLFDWIAEAKAELAKPQAPDLVSLLNAYYTQRRAGAYSQKGKVSNLKEMNETFNYLRANGIYSLEDLESRVSEHSAATESLKKTLDEQTARMKAIKQLYDSSAAFQSLKPVYDGLQKIKFEKPRAKYKAEHEAELKQFYAARRKLTGEFPDGKVDMKKLTEEYDELELAHNTTYGEFKTVRDDLHRLWKVKSCVDTAARFNERTEEQMLQNRPQTRHKKEDMTR; translated from the coding sequence ATGGCACTATTTCATCTGAGCGTCACGCAGACTAAGCGAAGCGCAGGACAGTCCGCTATTGCTTCTGCCGCCTACCGTGCCGGGGAGCGATTGTATAGCGAGTATTACGGCGAATACAGCGACTACACCCGCAAGGGCGGCGTGATCTGCTCCGACATTCTCCTGCCGTCCCATGCACCGCCAGAATACGCAGACCGCCAGACCCTATGGAACGCCGTGGAAAAAGCCGAGCGTGGAAAGAACGCCCAGCTTGCATACAGCTTTGACATTGCCTTGCAGAATGAATTTTCCCTTGAGGAAAACATCGCTCTTGCAAGGCAATTTTTGTTGGAGAACTTTGTGAGCCGTGGCATGGTGGTTGACTTCGCCGTACACCAGCCAGACCGGGAGGACGGCGGCATACCAAACCCGCATTTTCATGTGCTTTGCCCTATCCGCCCCATCGATCAGAACGGCAAATGGGGACTAAAGCAACGCCGGGTGTATGAGCTGGACGAGGACGGCAACCGTATCCGAGACCAGAACGGCGAGTTTGTTTTCAACGCCGTTCCCACTACCGACTGGGGCAGTCCCGAAACGCTGGAATACTGGCGGCAGACATGGGCGGAGCTATGCAACGCCAAGTTTGCGGAAAAGGAGCTTGACGTTCGTATCGACCACCGAAGCTATGAGCGTCAGGGCGTGGAGCTTCTTCCCACCGTCCACGAGGGCGCAACCGTCCGGGCAATGGAGAAGAAAGGCATACGCACCGAAAAGGGCGAGTTCAACCGCTGGATCAAGGCAACCAATGCCGTTATCCGGGACATCAAGAAGAAAATCGCTCTCCTGTTCGATTGGATTGCCGAAGCAAAAGCAGAGCTTGCCAAGCCGCAGGCCCCCGACCTTGTTTCTCTGCTGAACGCCTATTACACCCAGCGCAGAGCCGGGGCGTATTCGCAGAAAGGCAAGGTCAGCAATCTAAAGGAGATGAACGAGACTTTCAATTATCTCCGGGCAAACGGCATTTACTCCCTTGAAGATTTGGAAAGCCGTGTCAGCGAACACAGTGCTGCCACAGAGAGCTTGAAGAAAACGCTGGACGAACAGACCGCCCGAATGAAAGCAATTAAGCAGCTCTATGACAGCTCCGCTGCTTTCCAGAGCTTGAAGCCTGTCTATGACGGCTTGCAGAAAATCAAGTTTGAGAAGCCCAGAGCCAAGTACAAGGCAGAGCATGAAGCGGAACTGAAACAGTTCTACGCCGCCAGACGCAAGCTGACCGGAGAGTTCCCGGACGGCAAGGTGGATATGAAAAAGCTGACCGAAGAGTATGACGAGCTGGAACTGGCGCACAACACCACCTACGGCGAGTTTAAGACCGTCAGAGACGATTTACACCGTCTTTGGAAGGTCAAGTCGTGTGTAGATACTGCCGCCCGATTTAACGAGCGTACAGAGGAACAAATGCTCCAAAATCGACCCCAAACACGACACAAAAAGGAGGATATGACACGATGA